A window of the Tachyglossus aculeatus isolate mTacAcu1 chromosome 2, mTacAcu1.pri, whole genome shotgun sequence genome harbors these coding sequences:
- the LOC119943347 gene encoding olfactory receptor 52D1-like, producing the protein MSILNTTSFHPSAFLLLGIPGMEDQHIWISIPFCSMYIMALLGNSTILLVIAFDKTLHEPMYLFLCILSLTDLVLCSITSPKMLAIFWFGVQPISFHGCLTQMFFVHTVFVTESGVLLAMAFDRFVAICRPLHYSSILKPWVIGKIIVACISRSLIVDIPFIILIHRLPFCGHHVIPHTYCEHMGIAKLACANIKINIIYGLTVAISVTGMDVVLIGFSYGFILHTVLHLPSQDAQLKAFSTCGSHICVIMVFYNPAFFSFFTHRFGYWVPPQVHIFVANLYLLVPPMLNPLVYGINTKHICQRILTLIRGNK; encoded by the coding sequence ATGTCAATTCTAAACACTACCAGCTTCCATCCCTCTGCGTTCCTCCTGTTGGGCATCCCCGGGATGGAGGATCAGCACATCTGGatctccattcccttctgctccaTGTACATCATGGCTCTGCTGGGCAATAGCACCATCCTGTTGGTCATTGCCTTTGACAAGACCCTCCACGAGCCCATGTACCTTTTCCTCTGCATCCTCTCGCTCACAGACCTGGTGCTGTGCTCCATTACATCACCCAAGATGCTGGCTATCTTCTGGTTTGGTGTCCAGCCCATCTCCTTCCATGGCTGCCTCACCCAAATGTTCTTTGTACACACAGTTTTTGTCACCGAGTCAGGTGTCCTGTTGGCCATGGCTTTCGAccgcttcgtggccatctgccgcccACTACACTACTCATCCATCCTCAAACCCTGGGTCATTGGGAAAATCATAGTGGCCTGCATATCCCGAAGCCTAATAGTTGACATCCCGTTCATCATCCTGATCCACAGATTGCCATTCTGTGGGCACCACGTGATCCCCCATACCTATTGTGAACACATGGGCATTGCTAAGCTGGCATGTGCCAACATCAAGATCAATATCATCTATGGCCTGACAGTTGCAATCTCAGTCACAGGGATGGACGTGGTGCTCATTGGCTTTTCTTATGGCTTCATCCTCCATACTGTGCTCCACTTGCCCTCCCAGGATGCACAGCTCAAGGCCTTCAGCACCTGTGGGTCCCACATATGTGTCATCATGGTCTTTTACAACCcagctttcttctcctttttcactcACCGCTTTGGTTACTGGGTGCCACCTCAGGTTCACATTTTCGTGGCCAACCTCTACCTCCTTGTGCCCCCCATGCTCAACCCACTGGTATATGGCATTAACACCAAGCACATCTGCCAGAGGATCCTGACTCTAATCAGGGGGAACAAATAG